One window of Candidatus Methylacidiphilales bacterium genomic DNA carries:
- a CDS encoding LamG-like jellyroll fold domain-containing protein: MNKLINRSSYSIHNLPGARIAVCAGLLLCAFGSVQAATLSYWRFEDQADGGQLEGNLGGGPFTTTADYSGNGNPLRTFDGPAGDPGINTSPTFGAGGPGAIVPQTGASSTRWAYFNGTRDIYTDSTPLNSFNFTGNFTIEASIYSDATGWKTFLGRDQGGTPGPGGQFFYQQRGDNGNLGIALLDGSGTLRVIDSGFNIASSFTWFNTALVSSGGTLTLYLQDNLDQSWDVVGTTTTAGGLNNSPATWTVGRGWFGGPNDFWSGGIDEVRISDTALTTDQFLWSSPIPEPSTYALFGVGALALYLTRRKLVQR, from the coding sequence ATGAATAAATTAATCAATCGTTCCAGCTATTCCATCCACAACCTGCCCGGGGCCCGGATCGCTGTCTGCGCAGGTCTGCTCTTATGTGCTTTTGGGTCGGTACAGGCCGCCACCCTCAGTTACTGGCGATTTGAGGACCAAGCCGATGGCGGTCAGTTGGAGGGGAACCTTGGCGGCGGCCCTTTCACCACCACTGCAGACTACTCGGGCAACGGCAATCCCCTCCGGACATTTGACGGTCCCGCAGGAGATCCAGGGATCAACACCTCCCCCACCTTCGGCGCCGGTGGCCCCGGTGCCATCGTTCCCCAAACAGGAGCATCGAGCACCCGCTGGGCCTACTTCAATGGGACCCGGGACATCTACACCGACAGCACTCCACTTAACTCATTCAACTTCACCGGAAACTTCACGATCGAGGCCAGCATCTACTCCGATGCCACCGGCTGGAAGACATTCCTCGGCAGGGATCAGGGAGGGACTCCAGGTCCGGGAGGGCAGTTCTTTTATCAACAGCGCGGGGACAATGGTAACCTCGGCATCGCGTTGTTGGATGGCTCCGGAACTCTCCGTGTCATCGACAGCGGCTTCAACATCGCCAGCAGCTTCACTTGGTTCAACACCGCACTGGTCAGTAGCGGCGGCACCCTCACGCTTTATCTCCAGGACAACTTGGACCAAAGTTGGGATGTTGTCGGCACCACGACCACCGCCGGTGGACTCAACAACTCGCCTGCCACATGGACGGTGGGCCGCGGTTGGTTTGGAGGTCCGAATGATTTCTGGAGCGGCGGCATTGACGAAGTCCGCATCAGCGACACCGCCCTCACCACCGACCAATTCCTCTGGTCCTCACCCATACCCGAGCCATCCACCTATGCCCTCTTTGGCGTCGGTGCGCTCGCGCTTTACTTGACCCGCAGAAAGCTCGTGCAGCGCTGA
- a CDS encoding glycoside hydrolase family 2 TIM barrel-domain containing protein yields MLPPDSSLPRPEYPRPQFVRDSWQCLNGPWNFEIDSADTGLDRGLLDRPLSSQILVPFCPESSLSGVGQTDFMAAVWYRRRITIPEDWDGARILLHFQAVDYDATVWADKKEIKRHRGGFTPFTADLGPRKGGDVVEITLRARDPHEPPQPRGKQSWKFHNFGCLYTRTTGIWQTVWMEPVGESHLLRTRITPDLTSSCFHIEQPIRGPQTALSLRASLLLPDGTNLTCTCVSCTEAMTPRLRLDIPSAHRRLWSPEDPFLYGLLLELLDAEGQVLDSVRSYAGLRAVTLDGKAVKLNGRPVFQRLVLDQGYYPDGLMTAPTDEALVADIQLSLDAGFNGARLHQKVFEERFLYHADRMGYLVWGEFGDWGCGGAGHPTDHQKPGPSYIGEWIEAVQRDYSHPSIIGWCPLNETFQPLSDRISQLDDVTHAMYWATKAIDPTRPVIDASGYAHRVPETDIYDSHDYEQDPAAFARIHAGLAEGRPFINPHPHHHQAVWSVPYQGQPFFVSEFGGIWWNPDAKPGEDSWGYGQRPQSLEEFYTRFEGLCQVLLSDPHMFGYCYTQLTDVFQEQNGLYRFDRSLKFDLKRIKAVQTQIAAIEKSALESRNTITAEHSRIADKSRSG; encoded by the coding sequence ATGCTTCCTCCAGACTCCTCCCTCCCCCGCCCCGAGTACCCGCGCCCCCAATTTGTTCGCGATTCCTGGCAGTGCCTGAACGGCCCGTGGAATTTTGAGATCGATTCCGCCGATACCGGCCTGGATCGGGGCCTGTTAGACCGGCCTCTATCCAGCCAAATCCTGGTGCCCTTCTGCCCCGAATCCTCCCTCTCCGGTGTCGGCCAAACCGATTTCATGGCCGCTGTGTGGTATCGCCGCCGCATCACCATCCCTGAGGATTGGGATGGGGCGCGCATCCTGCTCCATTTCCAGGCAGTCGATTACGACGCGACGGTTTGGGCGGATAAAAAAGAAATCAAACGCCATCGCGGTGGCTTTACGCCATTCACGGCCGATCTCGGCCCGCGCAAGGGGGGCGATGTGGTGGAGATTACCCTCCGTGCCCGCGATCCGCATGAGCCCCCCCAACCGCGCGGGAAGCAGAGTTGGAAATTCCACAACTTCGGCTGCCTTTACACCCGCACCACCGGCATCTGGCAAACGGTCTGGATGGAACCGGTGGGAGAGTCCCATCTCCTGCGCACCCGCATCACCCCCGACCTGACCTCCTCCTGCTTCCACATCGAACAACCCATCCGTGGACCCCAGACGGCACTTTCCCTGCGCGCCAGCCTGCTCCTCCCGGACGGCACCAACCTGACCTGTACCTGCGTCTCCTGCACGGAAGCGATGACCCCGCGTCTGCGACTCGACATTCCAAGCGCCCACCGCAGGCTTTGGTCACCCGAAGATCCCTTCCTCTACGGCCTTCTCTTGGAACTGCTGGATGCGGAAGGACAGGTTCTCGATTCCGTCCGCAGCTACGCCGGCCTCCGCGCGGTGACCTTGGACGGGAAGGCGGTCAAGCTCAACGGACGCCCCGTTTTCCAGCGCCTCGTCCTCGACCAAGGCTATTACCCCGACGGCCTGATGACGGCACCCACCGACGAAGCGCTGGTTGCGGACATCCAGCTTTCCCTGGATGCCGGATTCAACGGCGCCCGCCTGCACCAGAAAGTATTCGAAGAACGCTTCCTCTACCACGCCGACCGCATGGGCTACCTGGTCTGGGGGGAGTTTGGTGATTGGGGTTGCGGGGGCGCTGGCCATCCCACCGATCATCAAAAACCCGGACCCAGCTACATCGGTGAATGGATCGAGGCCGTGCAGCGCGATTATTCCCATCCCTCGATCATCGGCTGGTGCCCTTTGAACGAAACTTTCCAACCCCTCAGTGACCGCATCAGCCAACTCGACGACGTAACTCATGCGATGTATTGGGCGACCAAGGCCATCGATCCCACCCGCCCGGTGATCGATGCCTCGGGATACGCGCACCGGGTCCCTGAAACCGACATCTACGATTCGCATGACTACGAACAGGATCCCGCCGCCTTTGCCCGCATCCATGCGGGGCTCGCCGAGGGCCGCCCCTTCATCAATCCCCACCCCCACCACCACCAAGCCGTCTGGTCGGTTCCCTATCAAGGCCAGCCCTTTTTCGTCAGTGAGTTTGGCGGCATCTGGTGGAACCCCGACGCCAAACCCGGGGAAGACTCCTGGGGTTATGGCCAGCGCCCGCAATCGCTGGAGGAATTTTACACCCGCTTCGAGGGCCTGTGCCAGGTACTCCTGAGCGATCCCCACATGTTCGGTTATTGCTACACGCAACTGACTGATGTGTTCCAAGAGCAAAACGGCCTGTACCGCTTTGACCGCAGTTTGAAGTTCGACCTGAAGCGCATCAAAGCCGTGCAAACGCAGATCGCCGCCATTGAAAAATCCGCCCTCGAAAGCCGGAATACGATCACCGCGGAGCATTCCCGTATCGCGGATAAGTCCCGGTCCGGTTGA
- a CDS encoding glycoside hydrolase family 43 protein produces MNETLARTEEHSLFANPIVPTLDAADPWIVVHNGMYYYLHSGNDTIEIRRAQSIKDLYTAEPHVVWHGDLPLRSKQMWAPELHFADGRWYLYYCASDGNHLTHRNHVLESESDDPMGPFHYKAKLLTDEHDEHYAIDANLLTLPSGKKYLLWAGFPGHQVFIRSLENPWTTRGPRSQLPCDGFGCAEVREGPVCLVRNGRVFLFYSMCDVGKPCYRLGMIHADVSADLLDPSVWTQHPEPMLQRHDAHGVFGPGHNGFFTSPDGTQDWIVYHAKSTPLFTYRYRSARIQQVYWTADGFPQIGDPLPLGAIQRVPSGDPGGWLGPVW; encoded by the coding sequence ATGAACGAAACTCTGGCCCGCACGGAAGAACATTCCCTCTTCGCCAATCCCATCGTTCCCACCCTGGACGCGGCCGATCCGTGGATCGTGGTACATAACGGGATGTATTACTACCTGCACAGCGGCAATGACACGATTGAAATAAGGCGGGCCCAATCCATCAAGGATCTCTACACGGCCGAACCCCATGTGGTCTGGCATGGCGATCTGCCCTTGCGCTCGAAGCAAATGTGGGCCCCCGAGCTGCACTTCGCAGACGGACGCTGGTATCTCTACTACTGCGCCAGTGACGGAAATCATCTCACCCACCGGAATCATGTCCTGGAAAGTGAAAGCGATGACCCGATGGGCCCCTTCCACTACAAGGCCAAACTGCTCACGGATGAGCACGACGAACACTACGCCATTGACGCCAACTTACTGACCCTGCCCTCCGGAAAAAAATACCTTTTGTGGGCTGGATTCCCCGGACATCAGGTCTTCATCCGTTCACTGGAAAACCCGTGGACGACACGAGGACCGCGCTCACAACTTCCTTGTGATGGGTTTGGCTGCGCCGAGGTACGTGAGGGACCGGTTTGCCTGGTGCGCAACGGCAGGGTATTTCTATTCTATTCGATGTGTGATGTGGGCAAGCCGTGCTACCGGTTGGGGATGATCCATGCGGATGTTTCTGCCGATCTCTTGGACCCTTCGGTGTGGACACAGCATCCGGAACCGATGCTCCAGCGTCATGATGCCCACGGGGTTTTCGGTCCGGGGCATAACGGCTTCTTCACCAGTCCCGATGGAACCCAGGACTGGATCGTTTACCACGCCAAGAGTACCCCGCTCTTCACTTACCGCTATCGCAGCGCGAGAATTCAACAAGTGTATTGGACGGCTGATGGTTTTCCCCAAATAGGAGATCCGTTGCCTCTCGGTGCCATTCAGCGCGTGCCTTCAGGAGACCCAGGCGGCTGGCTCGGCCCGGTCTGGTGA
- a CDS encoding LacI family DNA-binding transcriptional regulator has protein sequence MRQIAKEAGVHCTTVSLALRQHPRIPVATRERILAVAERMGYRRNPRVGWLMGQLRSPKTAVYRSHLAYLVPTLDTVREDPYYRRHFEGARRRAGQLGFELELFPAAPGTALPLIRQLRARGIPGLLVSGLDDSAMLLAPEWNRFAVVTVGFALPHLPSVCNHQFESVLRALEKLTRFGYRRIALHLSVSDDLWSNHTMLAAFLYYQRSQPVSNRLAPLLYDRHDAKAWTAWLRRTRPDAVLSDNGDILQMLGQAGVRVPRDMGCAHLHWIPEHGRLAGIYQSLETVGAAAVDLLGGMLQRGECGGLSLARTLLIEGRWRGGASIRRRA, from the coding sequence ATGCGTCAAATCGCCAAAGAGGCGGGAGTGCATTGCACGACGGTCTCGCTGGCCCTCCGTCAGCATCCCCGCATTCCGGTGGCCACACGCGAGCGGATTCTGGCGGTGGCCGAGCGGATGGGTTATCGGCGGAATCCGCGGGTGGGTTGGTTGATGGGCCAGTTGCGTTCACCCAAAACGGCCGTGTACCGTTCCCATCTGGCCTACCTGGTGCCGACTTTGGATACGGTCCGGGAGGATCCCTATTATCGCCGGCACTTTGAAGGAGCCCGCCGGCGGGCGGGCCAATTGGGATTCGAGCTGGAATTGTTTCCTGCGGCCCCTGGAACCGCCCTGCCGTTGATCCGGCAGTTGCGGGCCCGGGGTATTCCCGGCCTGTTGGTTTCCGGTTTGGATGATTCCGCCATGCTGCTCGCGCCGGAATGGAACCGTTTTGCGGTGGTGACGGTGGGTTTTGCCCTGCCGCATCTTCCCTCGGTGTGCAACCACCAGTTCGAATCGGTCCTGCGGGCCCTGGAGAAACTCACCCGGTTCGGCTACCGGCGCATCGCGCTCCACCTGAGTGTGAGTGATGACCTTTGGTCCAATCACACCATGCTGGCGGCCTTTTTGTATTATCAGAGAAGCCAGCCTGTGAGCAACCGGTTGGCCCCCCTGCTTTATGACCGGCATGATGCGAAAGCCTGGACCGCCTGGTTGCGCCGCACGCGTCCGGATGCCGTGTTATCGGACAATGGGGACATCCTCCAGATGCTGGGCCAGGCCGGGGTGCGTGTTCCCCGGGACATGGGCTGTGCCCATCTGCACTGGATTCCCGAGCACGGCAGGCTGGCGGGAATCTATCAAAGCCTCGAGACTGTCGGCGCAGCGGCGGTGGATTTGCTGGGGGGCATGCTCCAGCGCGGGGAATGCGGAGGGCTATCTCTTGCCAGGACCCTGCTGATTGAAGGCAGATGGCGCGGAGGAGCCAGTATCAGACGTCGGGCCTGA
- a CDS encoding carbohydrate-binding family 9-like protein, whose product MRTPFLVLAVISVLSNGLSGSALVSGLDSGPPPVDGHPRISVPHALEQPRITADSQDPAWNSAAEIGSLIPCYGSGQPSTEPVSPTKIRLLWDSSHLYLRFLCAGRPPINSQSGRDADLYRGDVVEVFLSRFADARMYFEIQVSPKNDVLDLRFNLPGSPDFQSDGVLSDNYSLHHLKMDRAWNFSKLKTASRVSDGQWIVDLAIPADELAGGLTHPELAPGWVRANFLRYEWVDVSQKPALLPSNWSVVRHGCPHISPGSLGWLRLVQSTEPPSP is encoded by the coding sequence ATGCGAACTCCCTTTCTGGTTCTTGCGGTTATTTCCGTCTTGTCCAACGGGCTCTCCGGAAGCGCTCTCGTTTCGGGCCTCGATTCCGGCCCACCCCCGGTGGATGGACATCCCCGGATTTCCGTGCCGCATGCCCTTGAGCAACCCCGGATCACCGCGGATTCCCAGGACCCGGCGTGGAATTCCGCCGCGGAGATCGGATCTCTTATTCCCTGCTACGGCAGTGGCCAACCTTCCACCGAACCCGTCTCTCCCACAAAAATCCGGCTACTCTGGGATTCGTCCCATCTGTATCTCCGATTTCTATGTGCGGGACGCCCCCCGATAAATTCCCAATCAGGCCGTGACGCCGATCTCTACCGGGGCGATGTGGTGGAAGTTTTCCTGAGCCGGTTTGCCGATGCACGGATGTATTTTGAAATCCAAGTTTCGCCCAAAAATGATGTGCTTGATCTCCGTTTCAATCTGCCCGGATCTCCGGACTTTCAGAGTGACGGAGTTCTGAGTGACAACTACTCCCTCCACCACTTGAAAATGGACCGGGCCTGGAACTTTTCCAAGCTGAAGACGGCCAGCCGGGTCTCCGATGGCCAGTGGATAGTCGACTTGGCCATACCCGCGGATGAATTAGCGGGCGGCTTGACCCATCCGGAGCTGGCGCCGGGGTGGGTGCGCGCCAACTTCCTCAGGTATGAATGGGTGGATGTCTCCCAAAAACCCGCACTGCTTCCCTCAAATTGGTCTGTCGTCCGCCACGGGTGTCCACATATTTCCCCGGGTTCGCTTGGTTGGTTGCGATTGGTTCAATCAACCGAGCCCCCCTCACCTTAG
- a CDS encoding glycoside hydrolase family 31 protein, with amino-acid sequence MNYSYARRVSASGFFMINKRRFRSEIQDLGHEIFRWRVTGSGWTANESQVQLTPPCKKDSASRFLLGSNGGISLRDGSGHLFFQSAPGQGFGVSGSGWVMQFLYQPDYQFYGMGQKNNGFEKSHLRTKFWNTDVFGDFPATQVWNETTDPMYVSVPYLIIKRGNTYSGILVNNPHAVFMDTDSNYHFAKRPSDYVPRVWIGSEQGMPEMFIIHGPDLPGLTRKLQQLCGTTPRPPLWALGNHQSRWGYAGIKDLEWLDREHRRHGIPCDGHWLDIDYMENFKVFSFNPAHFRNVRKDLAGLRKKGRRVVAILDPGVKMEKGYPIYDEGSREGHFCLNLEKKEFVGHVWPGETVYPDFSQKKTRDWWARHVAEFARQGIAGSWIDMNDPSVAGAEPFDMLFRGGRANHSSFHNQYALGMARATRDGFLQAHPNRRPFVISRSGFIGQCRYSAIWNGDNVSNYFHLKNSIPMTLNLALSGIPYNGPDVPGFARNASPQLAIDWYKTAFLFPFMRNHSEFACDPQEPWRYGPKVLGVIRHYVRLRYKMLPYLYNLFIRQEATGEAIMRPLFHDFEDTRALPLGKVDDQFLIGPDVMQAPVVEENQKSRSVLLPGKKRWFSALEGEWVQGGRRITAAAGDRSTPLYFREGAIVPMKAGERGDPANDLARIEFHVFLARESKGSYHNNYIFDDGETFDYRRRKQTELEIKMENSRKGLKIDVRTVQLGYKPCRFRVVLYADFPEVLVTLNGRGVKTGWRRRRWTLTGKSIKTYVSSEWSSD; translated from the coding sequence TTGAATTACTCCTACGCCCGTCGGGTGTCCGCCAGCGGGTTTTTTATGATCAACAAACGGCGATTCCGCTCGGAGATCCAAGATTTGGGCCATGAGATCTTCCGCTGGCGGGTGACGGGCTCCGGTTGGACGGCCAACGAAAGCCAGGTTCAGTTGACTCCCCCCTGCAAGAAGGACAGCGCCAGCAGGTTTTTACTGGGGTCCAACGGAGGAATCAGCCTGCGTGATGGAAGCGGACACCTGTTCTTTCAATCAGCGCCGGGCCAAGGATTCGGTGTTTCCGGTTCCGGCTGGGTGATGCAGTTCCTCTATCAACCGGATTACCAGTTTTACGGGATGGGCCAGAAAAACAATGGATTCGAAAAATCCCATCTGCGGACGAAATTTTGGAACACGGATGTCTTCGGCGATTTTCCGGCCACCCAGGTCTGGAATGAGACCACCGATCCGATGTATGTCTCGGTGCCCTACCTGATCATCAAGCGGGGTAACACTTATTCGGGAATCCTGGTCAACAACCCCCATGCGGTGTTTATGGATACGGATTCGAACTACCATTTTGCGAAACGCCCGAGTGATTACGTGCCCCGGGTTTGGATCGGCTCGGAACAAGGCATGCCCGAGATGTTTATCATCCATGGGCCGGATTTACCCGGCTTGACCCGCAAGCTGCAGCAGCTCTGCGGAACCACCCCCCGGCCGCCGCTTTGGGCCCTGGGCAACCACCAATCACGCTGGGGTTATGCCGGAATCAAGGACTTGGAGTGGCTCGACCGCGAGCACCGCAGGCACGGCATTCCCTGTGATGGTCATTGGCTGGATATTGACTACATGGAAAATTTCAAAGTATTTAGTTTTAATCCGGCTCATTTCCGCAACGTCCGCAAGGATCTGGCCGGCCTTCGTAAAAAAGGCCGACGGGTGGTGGCCATCCTCGATCCGGGTGTCAAAATGGAAAAAGGCTATCCCATTTACGACGAAGGAAGTCGGGAGGGACACTTCTGTCTCAATTTGGAGAAGAAGGAGTTTGTCGGGCATGTCTGGCCTGGGGAAACCGTCTACCCTGACTTCTCACAGAAAAAGACCCGCGATTGGTGGGCCCGCCATGTGGCGGAGTTTGCCCGCCAGGGAATCGCCGGTTCGTGGATCGACATGAACGACCCGTCAGTGGCCGGTGCCGAGCCCTTCGATATGCTCTTTCGGGGAGGACGGGCCAACCACAGCAGTTTTCACAACCAATACGCCCTCGGTATGGCCCGGGCCACCCGGGACGGATTCCTCCAAGCCCATCCGAACCGGCGACCTTTTGTCATTTCCCGCAGCGGCTTCATCGGCCAGTGCCGCTACTCTGCGATTTGGAACGGGGACAATGTCTCCAACTATTTCCATCTGAAAAATTCCATACCGATGACGCTGAACCTGGCGCTGTCCGGCATTCCTTACAACGGACCCGATGTCCCCGGTTTTGCCCGCAATGCCTCCCCGCAACTCGCCATCGATTGGTACAAAACCGCTTTTCTCTTTCCGTTCATGCGCAACCACAGTGAGTTTGCCTGCGATCCTCAGGAACCCTGGCGCTATGGTCCCAAAGTGCTGGGGGTGATCCGGCATTATGTGCGTCTGCGCTACAAAATGCTGCCCTACCTTTACAATCTTTTCATCCGCCAGGAGGCCACAGGGGAAGCCATCATGCGCCCGCTTTTCCACGACTTCGAAGACACCCGGGCACTGCCCTTAGGCAAGGTGGACGATCAGTTCCTCATCGGACCGGATGTCATGCAGGCACCCGTGGTGGAGGAAAACCAGAAATCACGCAGCGTTCTTCTGCCGGGCAAAAAAAGATGGTTCTCGGCTCTCGAGGGGGAATGGGTCCAGGGAGGGCGGCGCATCACGGCCGCTGCAGGGGACCGTTCCACGCCTTTGTATTTCAGGGAAGGAGCGATCGTTCCCATGAAGGCGGGAGAAAGGGGCGACCCGGCAAACGATCTGGCCCGGATCGAATTCCATGTTTTCCTGGCCCGCGAGAGCAAAGGATCCTACCACAACAACTACATCTTCGATGATGGGGAAACTTTTGACTACCGGCGGCGGAAGCAGACTGAATTGGAGATCAAAATGGAAAACAGCCGCAAAGGATTGAAGATCGATGTCCGCACCGTGCAACTGGGTTATAAACCGTGTCGTTTCCGGGTCGTTCTCTATGCCGATTTCCCCGAAGTCTTGGTCACCCTCAACGGAAGGGGAGTAAAAACCGGATGGCGGAGGCGCCGGTGGACCCTGACCGGCAAGTCGATCAAGACCTATGTTTCCAGTGAATGGAGCAGTGACTGA